The window GACCACTGGGGATATAATGttgaataaagcaaaaataatcccagccctcatggagcttatacaGTAGTGAAGATGGGGGTGGGTATGAAAGATCATAAACAACAATTGAATTATATCAGATGTTAGAAGGTGATAGGTACAGTTGGGAAAAATAAACCAAGGTAAAAGGAGAGGGGGACGGTCAGTGAGAAAGAGGCATTTGTCAAAGACGTGGAGGAAGTGACATACAGAGAATGCAGATTACCTGGAGGAAGAATGTACCAGGAAAACCAAACAGCAAAGGAAGATCTAGAGGAGCAGCCCGTGGGGAAGAAGGGAAACACTCTGGTGTCCTGAAAATCAACTGGAAAAAGGTGTGTGAAGGAGGAGGTAGTTAGTGGTCCACTGTATCAAATGATGCTTACAGGTCAAGAAGGATGAGGGCTGTCCCTTGACCATTGAATACAGCAATGTGGAAGTCTTTTCTGACCTTGATGAGAGGTTTCAGTGGAAGGGTAGAGATGGAGGCCTGATGGCGTGGATTTAATGGGAATGAGAGACACTCATTCCCAAGAGAGAAATGGTTCAAAAGTAGATTGCCGTAAAAGAAGCAGAGTAATAGGCTACTGTCTGCAAGGAATGGCAGTCAAGGTTTTTTTGGGTTTGGTATGATGCAGGAAAAGTACAGTGGGTTTTTGTGCTGATGTGAATAGCAGGTGGGGTAATGCCGATGAcatgggagaaagaaggaagagttgTTGGATCAGTGTCTTAAGGTGGcaacaggggaggggaggggaactTTGTGTGTGACACAGGGCTGTCCCTGACACAGGAGCACCAATGGTGCGTCCAATGTAGAGAAGAAAGAGAGCTTGTGGATAGTGACACTTTGCGTAGGTGAAGGCCGTGATGGGATTTTATGAAATTTTGCTTCAGAAGCATCTAATTTTCTAagtgaaatgaaaagcaaagtcATCACCTAAGATTGGATATGGGGCAGAAATATATGAGGTttgaagagagaggaaaatgagtGAACGTCTAGGGTAGTAGGAGTGGGAGTGTAAGGAAATGCAATGTCACTGCTGCACTGCATGAAGAGCTTGTCAGGATTGCATAGTGGGATTGGTGATTGTGTGTGCGCATAGGTGTGTGCATGTTCAGCTTCAGAGTGCAGGGACAGCGTGGTAGAGTGAATTCATGGGGGTTTAATCCATAAGGCAAAGCAGAAGCAGAACAAGGGAATTACAGGTGTCTACAGAGGTACAGTGATGATGATTGATCACAGCATTTACATTGGCAAAGAGTGAAGGGCAGTTTTGAGGATTGAAGGATTATTGGTCTCAGTGAGGCTGGAAGATGGTTGGGGTTGGCTTCCTGGGAGGAGCAAGCTGGGGAGATAAGGAGGGGTAGTTGGACAGCTTCTGGTGTAATGGCAAAGTCTGGAGTGTGACTTTAGGAGTGAGTTGGTCAGGGTCAGGGAGTGGCAATGAGACCCAGGATGTTGGACAGGTCATCTATACATGTGTTGAAACCATAAAGGCAGGAATGGTGTCCAAGAGACTCATGAGCTGAGAGCTTAAGTGATGGGGAAACGAGGTGTACTGACCCAGGCGTTGGTGAATGGTAACAACAATGGGCAGTGGGGTGATCAAATGATGATGTGAGGTTCAGGTGGCGAATAATGGCTTAGGGAGGAAGTAGGGATGATCTCCTGGGATGAAGCATGCTTACCTTTAAGAAAATACTGGGTCATCCCATAGGTTCGGGGTTTCCTTCCCAAGataatgtttttgtcttttgcctTCTTGGCTTACGGAGGTTTCTTAGTGACATCCACCAGGTTGTGACAGGTTCTGATGGAACACGCTCAACCCTAGGAACAGTCTGTGATGGGAATGTCATTAATTAAAGAACACGGGGGAGTCATTATGTtgtacctttgaaactaatataatgacATAATggtacatgtcaattatacctcaacaatttaaaaaaatattttatttatttgagagagagagagaacaagtaggggagtagcagagggagagggggaagcagattccccactgagcagggagcccgacatgaggctcaatcccaggaccccaagatcatgacctgagctgaaggcacacgcttaattgactaagccacccaggttgccccaataatttattttaatataacaaaTTGTCTGATGGCCTATGCTTAGATTAATGTGATTACTTAATTTTCAAGTCAGACTGGAATTCATCTGTAATTCTTACTATCTTGCCACCATTTGGCAAGATTTTGTACTTCTTTGGCTCTTAATATATGCAACTGTCTTTTTAACTTAATACTACATTCTTGTGAACTTGTGCATCTTCCATTTTTTGGAATTATATTAAATATCTGACTGAATGCTGAGTGTCCCTCAGCTTTCCCTGGTTATTTGGTTATAGCTCTCAAGTCATGCCACTGTCACAAAGTAGGCCCTTTCGCTTGCGGTTggtgtttgttttcatatttcttatgACGTAGGACATTTAGAGATCACTTCATCCATTCACTGGTCTTGTCTCCTTTGAGCAGCCTCACTTGGCTTTTGAgccttgtcttatttttaaagagggtttcaacatttttttcaaaggagtTTAAATCAACACAAATAATCCAACAGAAATTGTGTTGAGAATTTTCACTGATGTGAAATCATTATTATCACCCCCAAAAACCCACTTCCAAAACTTTCCTGTGAAGCTCATATGCTTTTGTGTTcatcacatctttttaaaattgttttccatgATGGGATTTCCTTTCCTGGACATGATAAAGCGACACTAGTGTTTTCGTTGGCCTCACGAATCTTACTGACCCTTGACAAGGAAAGACCACTGTTCCCTTTGGTATCATTCATCCCACGGTCTCTCTATGGATACAGCCAAagcattataataataattattattattattttaatttaaatccactTCAGAGGAGGGTCCTCAGTGCTAACACAGCACAGTCCCTCAAATTCTAATACTAGTTAGGAAcctactattttttaatttttaaaaatgtttattatataatatgtcgGCTGAACTCAGTTCTATCAGCCTTTGTCAATGGGTGTTCCCTCCTAGACCTTCTAGCATGTGGCGCTCTCAGTTCTAGGGCACAGGATCTGGGGGGCTCCCTGATATGATTCGGATGGGAGCCTACACAGTGAGACTTTGCTGAAGACTTCTGAGGATTGCAAATTCATCAGTAATCTCCACAAAATGCAATAACGCAGACCAGTGAAAACCTGAGCAGCCCTCTTCGGGGCTGTCATGACACGGGGCATCCTTGATAAGGAGCGGAGCCTGAGTCGCCTGCCCCGAGACAGGTCACTTGGTAACAGACTAGGCTTGTGGGTGGGAAGCAACCTGTTCGTGGGCATCTGCCCCGCAGAGTTATCCAGTTGTGTCTTGGGCAGGTGACAGGTATTGTGCATCGAGGACTCGCCAAAGCCTCAATCACAATGTTGCATCCTGTGTACCTGGAGCCTGCTGTGGCACTCAGGGATGACCGTGGGCTTGTCATATCCTCCTAAAATACTCTTCAACTCTTGCCACTAAATTGGAACATTAGATTCTTGTGGCTGGGGAAGTTGTTCCTTTCCTATGCACGTATTCTTCTCTACGGAGGAGAAGGCaaaggggctggggggtgggtggtccttccttttaaaacaattaagattggggcacctggctgggtcagtgggTAGAGCGTGCGACGCTTGATCTctaggttgtgagttcaagcctcacctTGGGTATAGAAATTTGTTtagagataaaatcttaaaaataaaataagaggattgACACCAGTTCTCTCTCCGCCTCCTCAGGGATTTCACAAAGTACAGTCAAGGGTGAAGGGGGATCACTGGGGATCTGTGGATGTGGCTGTTGTCCTCGTGGGCATCACTGATGTGACTGTAAGCCCCCTGCGGCCTCGGCATGTGCTCAGGTCAGGGTCCGAGTCAGGAGCTCAGACAGCGAATGCTGGGCTTGCTCCTACATAAACCTGTGTGTTCCCACTGTTGCTGGGACCAGTTCTGGCAAATTCCTAGTTCATTAACCCTATGTCTATGCTTACATTTAAATCACAGATAAGGCTCTAAGAGCCTTTTCCAGAATGGAAACAAGttgcattttcagtttttttgagcATCGGTCCTCTTAAGAGGACCATGGTAAGAGGAGAGGAGGATGGTCAGTGAGAAAGAGGCATTTGTCAGAGACATGGAGGAAGTGACATACAGAGAATGCAGATTACCTGGAGGAAGAATGTACCAGGAAAACCAACCATTACACATTCATCTCATGTTCGactcactgtttaaaaaaatatccagttTTACTTTGTCTAGTAATTTCTGCTGGAAGCAGGGTTGCTGAGTTAAAGGTAAAATGAgtttgtaggggcacctggctggctcagtcggtgacgtgtgtgactcttgatcttgtaaATTAGAGCCCATGttggtgtagaggttacttaaaaaataaaatctcaaaaaaaaaaataaatgtgtaattttGATAGGTACCTCCAAATTGCCTCTCTggagtttatattcccaccaggcAGCAACGGAGGAGGGTGACTATTTGCCTTACCCGTGGAGTCTAGGTTAATGGTCATATTTAGGGACTTTTGCCAATCTGGTAGGTGAGAAATTGTTAGGAGGGCAGTTCTCATTGGAATGAAGTTTAGCATTTTCTCATACATGCAAAGAGCacttgaatgtgtgtgtgtctgtgtgtgtgagagaaagagagacagagacagagagagacagagagagagatctattCATGTCCTTGcttatttgggggggaggggttgttCTTAATTTTTAGCAGCTCTATGCATTTGATCAGGGAGCCTTTGGTCCTTGTTATATGACTGGCAAGCATTTATCTAATCACGTGTCCGTCTTCAGACTTTGCCTAGCGTTGGCTGCTGGTGTGTGTGTTGTTTATTGTGAAGTAACGGCCGCGTGCAGAAGTTCCTGTTGTGACTGTGACTTATCTGCACACAGAAGGGAGCAGACCCACAGTCCCTGGTTGGGAATCTGGCCCTCGGGTTTTGCAGCCAGAGGCCACAGATTTCTTGCGGATGCCCCTTTCTTGTGGACTTTTGCTCATATTAAACCTTCTCATCTCCAAACCCCCCCATATAAGTTTTTACACCAGTTGCTATCACCTTGCAGTCCAGTGCTTCTATGGTCCCTGGTGGAAGTTGCTTCTTCTCAGATCATCACTTAGCGTCCGGGCTAATGGAGAGCAGAGGCCCTGCCTTCCCTGCCGGCCTCTCCCACCAGGCCTGGCATCAGCTGGGCGGCTACTTCTGATCCAATGAACACTTATTAACAGCCTAGTGGCCCCATGCTCAGCCATGGAGGAGTTTGGGGTATCAAGGGGGGTAACTGAAAGCTCCCTTCCCACCTGACCCGGTGCCCATCCTACAGCAGACCTAGGCTCTGCCTCCTGGGTGGGACCAGGCCAAGCACATGGCTTTAGCTTGGGTGATGGCTGGCACTGTCCTGCCAGCTTGGCCTTCCTGAGCCTCCCTTTAGCTCTCCTAGGACCTCTAAGAAGCTCTCCAACACAGGAGACATCAGGATTGGACTCATccacctccctccttctcctccccttttcCACGCTCAGAGATGTGAAGCCCATTGACTAAAGGACGAGGAATTGGAACCAGTTCGGGGTTGCAGAAGCCATTGGTTTTAATGGGggtgagagggaagggaaggggtcTGAAGGCAGGACGGTGAGCGGTGTACCTTGTCTTGCGGCCGCTGTGGCTGGGAGGCATGAGGGCACGAGGAGCGCTGTGCGCCCTCTTCTCCGGCACGGGTCATGGAGGAAGAGCCTGGTGAGCAGGCCCGAGTGACCTTGGCCGCTCACTGTGGGGGAGCAGAAAGGAGGCGCAGAGCGGGAGACACCCCGATGGGCTCAGGTCCATGCAGGAAGGACagtgtcctgtgtgtgtgtgcagcggagggaggggggctggaaGCGCCAAAGGAGCACGGGGGGTGGGCAGTGAGGCGGCCTGGAGACCTGGCCCATGCCTCAAAACACAAAGCAGCCAAATTGGTAGACCCTCACCCTCCACCCTGACCCCCGTCCCTGTCCTTGAGGTGTCGCCGTCCTGCTGGCCTCTGCCTCTACTTCTTACGCCCAATCTGTGCCATCAGGTGCGCGTTGGCGGCTGCCTTGGCCTGCAAGTTCTTGGCCTTGGCGATGTTGAAGAGGATGTTCATGATGTTAGTGGGGACATCGAGGGACAGAGTGAACTTGGTACGCCGATCACTCTTGGCCTTGTTCTGGTGCAGCCTCCCCTTGAGCTGAGCTGGGGACAGGTATTTGTACCGGGCGCTTACGGCTCCGTTGGCACCCCCGAAGCCTGGGAAGGTCCTCTTcttgtcctcttcctcctgctccttctcctcgTCCTCCCCTGAGGATGGGTCTTGGCTGGGCAGGTAGGGGAAGCCTCTCTTGCTCAGCAGCGGTGCATCTTCCAGCGGGCTCCGCCGGGCCTCCCACAGGGCTGTGTTGATGCAGCTGAAGAAGGACTTTCCTGGGTGGAACTTCTGGGAGAGGCCAGGCTGCGGGATtcctgggagcagcagcagcagcagcaggaggtaGGCTGGCATCAGCATCTCTCCCTGGAAGAGAAGACAGGGATGAGGGCAGAGGGTGTGACAAAGACGTGGACCCGGGGCTTTGGTAATGTTCTCACAGTGTGGTCTCAGGCCCAGCAGCATCATCGGGAaatttgctagaaatgcaaagaatTCTCAGTTCTCACCCCCAGAACTACTAGATCTAAGTCTGGGGCCAGCAATCTGGGGCTTAACAAACCCTTCAGGTGATTCTCATGGTTGGGAAAGTTTGAGCACCACTAATCGGCTGGAATTGATGGGTTATATTTCATTCAGCTTTGCCGGTCATCACTGGCCctgaaaaatgaaaggcaaataGGCGAGATGAGCATTTAGTAGCTTATTTTGGTTGATTTTAGCGGCCGAGTACTTGCAGCTCTCTCATCCTTAGCAGGGGCCCTATTGAGTGCGTCCCTATTGCTTAAAGACCATGGTGGGTGGTCCAGCCAGTGTTTCTGAGGCAGATCTTCAAGGTCCGTCGCCTGCTTCCTCAGGAGCAAGCAAGTTTGTGAATTTGGTTGGCTTTACTATAGAATTTACAAAGCGAAAGTCAGTTTGGTCCCTGTGTCGAGATGTTCAGTGTTTCACAAAGGACGCCTATGTTCTCTAGCGTGCAGGGTTGAGGTGACCTCAATCCTAAAATTATCAGTTTTTTCTACTACATGACGCTCTTGGCTGGCCATCAACCTGAATGAAGACTATCGTCTGAGAACGAACCAGGAGGCACCGACACCCAagcacatgcttttttttttttttttttcaagcacatGCTTTACCGGGAGTGGCTCCGTGCTTCTCTGGGTGCTTGCTCGGTCGTGGTTTGAAATGCAGGGCAGGTCGTGCAGCTGTCCAGGGCTAGACGGACATGCTCAGAGGTATGAAAGGGTTATGGTCTATAGTGACCCTTTGAATcgagtgttttatttaaaaaacaaaaacaaaaaacagaaggcaaaggaagaaaacCTAAATTTAGTGTAGGAAGCATGCATGGCCGTGAAAACATCCAGCGCAGTGTCCCTCCTGGAACCTGGGCTGTTTGGGTTCGAAGCCATCATGGGCATTGGGCCCCTGATCATCGGCGCTGGACGAGGCAGGGAGAAGGGCTGTGCCAGGCCAGTCCCACCCTCTGTCCCGCCTCCTCTGCAGCAACAGCTCGCAGCGCTCAGAAGACACCAGCGTTTGGTTGTGTGTGGTCACTGTGCCTTAAGACAATGGCGAAGTGGGCAGCATGCCCCTCCTGGGGCCCGGGacccccccacccgcaccccagcCCCCTTGGCCTGTCCTGCCCACGCTCTCTCCTGCTCTGGGATGAATAAAGACCTGAGGTTCCCTTACTTCACTGTCTCCCTTCATCAGGTGCGAGGAAACCATGTGAGGTCCAAGGTGTGGGAGTCCATCAACCCCCCCCAGAGGAAGGGCCCCGGCCCTGCACACCCGACCCACCGatccccccgcccgcccctcttCTCAGGCTGCCCGACGGTCCCAGGGGGCATGAGGAGGGAAGGGCTGTGCTGTTGGCTTCGGCTGCTTTACCTGAACCTGGAGTTAATTCCTGCCTATGACATCCTTGGCTCccacaaaagaaagcaagaaagttgGGGTTCTCTGTGGAACCTGCTAGACTGCTTCTATAAGGTAGTTTTTTAGGAAGCAAAAAAAATTGGATAAATAAGTCAACACGGGGGTCCTTCTGGGCATTAAGAAGTGCTagcctggggatgcctggggggctcagtcgttgagcacctgccttcggctcaggtcgtgaccccggggtcctgggatcgagtcctgcatcgggctccccacagggagcctgcttctccctctgcctgtgtctctgcctctctctgtgtgtctctcatgaataaataaaatattttcttaaaaacctaTTAGCATAGCAGATGATCCTTCTATTCTCTGCAGGGACAGGTGACAAGCAGAGATGAGAGGGGCTGGCCGTGGAGACTGAGCGCTGGCCTCAGCTCTGCGAATCATTGTCAACATGACCGTGAGCAGGTCTTTTCCTGAGTGGGAATGAACCCACGCCCCCTCCCAGCTTCTTTAGGCCGTGAATGGACCTAGAACCAGCCCTCAGACACCTGAGCCTTGTCCTCTCTCTGAAGGAGCACCTTGTGCGCCTTCACACGCACTGACCAGGCCAGCGCCCCGTGGAAGGCCGGTGCTTTCCTGGCCACTCCCGTTGTAGCGACCGCCTGCCTTCCCCATGTCCCCCTTAAGAACCAGGTGGAtctctttgttatttgtttttacattgtTAAGATTTCAAGTTTATTTGATCAGTTATGGAAAAATACGCGATGCTTGCTTCCTATGACCCAAGTGCCTGACCTAGGTGCCCAGGGCACGTGGCGGTGTGGGGTGACACCCACAGACTCCCAGACTTGGGAGTTAGCGAGACACAGGTGCAAGCCCACCCTGTCCCTCTTCGCCTGAGCCCCGTGGGCAGGTcgcttaacctccatgtgttgcAATCCCCTCATCCGACAGAGGGGGACAGCAACGAGGACCTCGGACCTCAGAAAGCCCACGTGGAGGATGAAATCGGGGTGGAAGAGCTCTTGCTCCAGCCAGACGCACTTCGCAAAGAAGGCTGCTTCCTATTATTTACGTGCGAAcataacataaatatatgtttgcaCATAAATAATCTCTGGGTCCCGTGAGGATGAGATTCAGGTCACACGTAACCA is drawn from Vulpes lagopus strain Blue_001 chromosome 8, ASM1834538v1, whole genome shotgun sequence and contains these coding sequences:
- the UCN3 gene encoding urocortin-3, translated to MLMPAYLLLLLLLLPGIPQPGLSQKFHPGKSFFSCINTALWEARRSPLEDAPLLSKRGFPYLPSQDPSSGEDEEKEQEEEDKKRTFPGFGGANGAVSARYKYLSPAQLKGRLHQNKAKSDRRTKFTLSLDVPTNIMNILFNIAKAKNLQAKAAANAHLMAQIGRKK